One segment of Ascidiaceihabitans donghaensis DNA contains the following:
- a CDS encoding DUF4174 domain-containing protein: protein MKPLLPLVLTGLFAFPLFAEDTADTQNSDVFDSVETKDLSQFVWKKRPVVVFADNEADPRFIEQLELLREGEADLADRDVVVLLDTDPDAKSDLRLKLRPRGFMLAIIGKDGGIKLRKPFPWDVREITRSIDKMPMRKREVREQKEAAATDG, encoded by the coding sequence ATGAAACCACTACTTCCCCTTGTTTTAACAGGCTTATTCGCATTTCCGCTCTTTGCGGAAGACACCGCAGACACGCAAAATTCGGACGTGTTTGACAGCGTAGAAACAAAAGACTTGTCACAATTTGTCTGGAAAAAGCGGCCCGTCGTGGTCTTTGCGGACAACGAAGCAGACCCGCGCTTTATCGAACAGCTCGAGTTGTTGCGTGAAGGCGAAGCCGATTTGGCCGACCGCGATGTGGTTGTGTTGCTGGACACAGACCCTGACGCCAAGTCCGATCTTAGACTGAAATTGCGCCCACGCGGCTTCATGCTTGCGATCATCGGGAAAGATGGTGGCATAAAGCTGCGCAAGCCATTCCCGTGGGACGTTCGTGAAATCACCCGCAGCATCGACAAAATGCCAATGCGCAAACGCGAAGTCCGCGAGCAAAAAGAGGCCGCAGCCACAGACGGATGA
- a CDS encoding VOC family protein — translation MQLDHLAVSGATLQEARTHVEDALGVNMQPGGEHDVFHTHNALMGLEDGLYLEAIAINPDAPQPDRPRWFALDDFAGAARLTNWICRTDDLKADMHNLPASMGTPVALQRGDLRWRMVVPETGHLPFDNLCAALIKWDTSLHPATAMVQTGCRLRRLTLTHPDADALKATLGKVLRDDRIAIETGAVAMQADFSTPHGQRAL, via the coding sequence TTGCAATTGGATCATTTGGCCGTATCTGGGGCGACCTTACAGGAGGCACGCACCCATGTTGAAGACGCGCTGGGCGTAAACATGCAGCCTGGCGGAGAGCACGATGTGTTTCACACCCACAACGCGTTGATGGGTCTTGAAGACGGGCTGTATCTGGAAGCGATTGCGATCAATCCGGATGCCCCGCAGCCGGACCGCCCCCGATGGTTTGCATTGGACGACTTTGCAGGGGCTGCGCGTTTGACGAATTGGATTTGCCGTACCGATGATCTGAAGGCAGATATGCACAACTTGCCTGCGTCCATGGGGACGCCTGTAGCGTTGCAAAGGGGCGACCTGCGGTGGCGTATGGTTGTGCCAGAAACCGGCCATTTGCCGTTCGACAACCTATGTGCGGCTTTGATCAAATGGGACACATCGCTTCATCCGGCGACCGCCATGGTTCAAACGGGGTGTCGTCTGCGCAGGCTGACGTTGACTCATCCGGACGCGGATGCGTTGAAAGCGACTTTGGGCAAGGTTCTAAGGGATGACCGGATCGCGATTGAAACAGGTGCAGTGGCCATGCAGGCGGATTTTTCAACGCCTCACGGACAACGTGCGCTATGA
- a CDS encoding DUF6497 family protein, giving the protein MMLRIATLVVGLAGSVAFAQDVPSGQSVTLFDALIDKVEGQTWLRMRYVAPAIARDGGDVDYDTASVDMAHLCASAALPYANEYAIDPHIVVISLSDRETEFGVQDQEATQFFEAYRVQNDACIWEAF; this is encoded by the coding sequence ATGATGCTGCGCATTGCAACTTTGGTGGTGGGTTTGGCAGGATCTGTGGCTTTTGCGCAAGACGTGCCTTCTGGCCAATCTGTGACGCTTTTTGATGCGTTGATTGATAAGGTGGAAGGTCAGACATGGCTGCGGATGCGCTATGTGGCCCCGGCCATTGCGCGGGACGGGGGCGATGTGGATTACGACACAGCAAGCGTAGATATGGCACATTTGTGTGCCTCTGCAGCCCTGCCTTACGCCAACGAATATGCCATAGACCCACACATTGTTGTGATTTCTCTGAGCGACCGCGAAACTGAATTTGGTGTGCAGGATCAAGAGGCCACGCAATTTTTTGAGGCATATCGGGTCCAAAATGATGCCTGCATCTGGGAGGCTTTCTGA
- a CDS encoding endonuclease/exonuclease/phosphatase family protein has translation MRIATYNVEWMNTLFDDDGTLMRDTVWSARHNITRARQADALGTVFKAMDADAVMIIEAPDSGRKRSSTTALESFAKAFGLRTNKAVTGFANDTQQEITLLFDPDKMQARHDPIGAETGFSGSKTAPRFDEVFRIDLDVDRTEDLVKFSKPPLELAMRTTQGFEFRMIGAHLKSKAPHGAKNHDEAMRFSIANRRKQLAQAIWLRQRVSDHLNARVPLMVMGDLNDGPGLDEFEHLFGRSSVEIVLGRTDEIPLFDPHARMALSRKLGAAPTTSRFWIRHEKRFLQALLDYIMISPDLRDHAPVWRIWHPLDDPDCWAQPELRDALVDASDHFPVTLDIEI, from the coding sequence ATGCGGATCGCGACCTACAACGTCGAATGGATGAACACGCTTTTTGACGATGATGGGACGTTGATGCGCGATACCGTCTGGTCTGCGCGGCACAACATCACCAGAGCCCGACAAGCGGATGCGTTAGGCACTGTTTTCAAAGCTATGGACGCGGATGCTGTGATGATAATCGAAGCCCCTGACAGCGGGCGCAAGCGGTCGTCGACCACGGCTTTGGAAAGCTTTGCAAAAGCCTTTGGGTTGCGAACAAACAAGGCCGTGACGGGATTTGCCAACGACACGCAGCAAGAAATTACATTGCTGTTTGACCCGGACAAGATGCAGGCCCGCCATGATCCGATCGGCGCGGAAACAGGGTTCAGCGGCAGTAAAACAGCCCCGCGTTTTGACGAAGTGTTTCGCATCGATCTGGATGTTGACCGCACAGAGGATCTGGTGAAGTTTTCCAAACCGCCACTGGAACTGGCCATGCGCACGACGCAGGGGTTCGAATTTCGCATGATTGGGGCGCACTTGAAATCGAAAGCACCGCATGGTGCCAAAAACCACGATGAGGCGATGCGTTTTTCCATAGCAAACCGGCGCAAACAACTGGCGCAGGCAATATGGTTGCGTCAACGGGTTTCGGACCATCTGAACGCGCGGGTCCCGTTGATGGTTATGGGGGATTTGAATGACGGCCCCGGATTGGATGAATTTGAACATTTGTTTGGGCGGTCTTCTGTCGAAATCGTTCTGGGTCGCACCGACGAAATTCCCTTGTTTGATCCACATGCACGCATGGCCTTATCGCGCAAACTGGGGGCTGCCCCGACGACTTCGCGGTTTTGGATCAGGCATGAAAAGCGTTTTTTGCAGGCCTTGTTGGACTACATCATGATATCGCCCGATTTGCGTGATCATGCGCCTGTCTGGCGGATATGGCACCCTTTGGATGATCCCGATTGCTGGGCACAACCCGAACTGCGTGACGCATTGGTGGATGCGTCGGACCACTTTCCGGTGACTTTGGATATTGAAATTTAG
- a CDS encoding molecular chaperone DjiA codes for MSIWSRITEAISALTSGEGLSAVFEKLRSPPERSVAFAIAVIALGAKMAKADGQVTRDEVTAFREVFQIAAQDEAGAARVFNLARQDVAGFEDYATRIHAMFADEEKTLTDLMEGLFHIAMADGFYHPNENAFLERVADIFNLSNQQFRALRMRFVPASRSDPYSVLGVDPAQSLDDIRRVWRQLVRENHPDAMMARGVPAEAVQLAEKRMRDINRAWDEIQKEAA; via the coding sequence ATGTCTATCTGGTCCCGCATCACTGAAGCCATTTCGGCGCTGACGTCCGGCGAAGGTTTGTCTGCAGTTTTCGAAAAATTGCGCAGCCCGCCAGAACGGTCTGTGGCGTTTGCCATTGCGGTGATTGCTTTGGGCGCAAAAATGGCAAAAGCGGATGGGCAGGTGACCCGTGATGAGGTGACAGCCTTTCGTGAAGTGTTCCAGATCGCGGCGCAAGACGAAGCGGGGGCTGCAAGGGTGTTCAATCTGGCGCGGCAAGATGTTGCGGGTTTTGAAGACTATGCGACGCGCATTCACGCAATGTTTGCCGACGAAGAAAAGACGCTGACGGATCTGATGGAAGGCTTGTTCCACATCGCTATGGCCGATGGCTTTTATCATCCCAATGAAAATGCGTTTCTGGAACGCGTCGCCGACATTTTCAATTTAAGCAACCAGCAATTTCGCGCATTGCGGATGCGGTTTGTGCCCGCGTCGCGCTCTGACCCCTATTCGGTGCTGGGGGTTGATCCCGCGCAAAGCCTTGATGACATTCGTCGGGTCTGGCGCCAGCTTGTGCGTGAAAATCACCCCGATGCCATGATGGCGCGGGGTGTTCCTGCGGAAGCCGTGCAGCTGGCCGAAAAGCGTATGCGCGACATCAACCGGGCCTGGGACGAAATCCAAAAAGAGGCGGCCTGA
- a CDS encoding GNAT family N-acetyltransferase encodes MIRPATPPDVDDICALWNDVITSTTITFTTQNKTPEDVLKTLDGPWPTLIATRNGAFSGFASLSPFRAGPGYRHVAEHTVYLRDDARGAGQGKALMMAVQKAAKDIGLRALIGAVSGSNPAAVAFHEKLGFSKVGVLPEIGEKWGTRLDLILMQKNL; translated from the coding sequence ATGATTCGGCCCGCGACGCCACCTGACGTTGACGATATTTGTGCGCTTTGGAACGATGTTATTACGTCCACAACAATCACCTTCACCACGCAAAACAAAACACCCGAGGATGTTCTGAAGACGCTGGATGGCCCGTGGCCCACGCTGATTGCGACCCGAAATGGCGCGTTTTCAGGTTTCGCAAGCCTGTCCCCGTTTCGCGCGGGTCCCGGGTATCGCCATGTCGCGGAACACACAGTGTACCTGCGCGACGACGCACGTGGCGCTGGCCAAGGGAAAGCGTTGATGATGGCGGTGCAAAAGGCGGCAAAAGACATTGGTCTTCGTGCCTTGATCGGTGCGGTCAGCGGCAGCAATCCTGCGGCAGTTGCGTTTCATGAAAAACTTGGCTTTTCCAAGGTCGGTGTTTTGCCTGAAATCGGCGAAAAATGGGGGACGCGTCTGGATCTTATTTTGATGCAGAAAAATCTGTGA
- the scpA gene encoding methylmalonyl-CoA mutase encodes MTNKKETWRNLAEGELRGRPLDDLTWKTLEGIEVQPIYTEDDLKDVAHLGTIPGQAPFTRGVKATMYAGRPWTIRQYAGFSTAEESNAFYRRGLAAGQQGVSVAFDLATHRGYDSDHERVVGDVGKAGVAIDSVEDMKILFDGIPLDKVSVSMTMNGAVIPILASFIVAGEEQGHDKSVLAGTIQNDILKEFMVRNTYIYPPEPSMRIIGDIIEYTSDHMPKFNSISISGYHMQEAGANLVQELAFTLADGREYVRTAIAAGMDVDRFAPRLSFFFAIGMNFFMEAAKLRAARLLWHRIMSEFEPKNAKSSMLRTHCQTSGVSLQEQDPYNNVVRTAYEAMAAALGGTQSLHTNALDEAIALPTDFSARIARNTQLILQEETGVTNVVDPLAGSYYVEKLTHDLAEEAWKLIQEVEDLGGMTKAVASGMPKLRIEEAAATRQANIDRGSEVIVGVNKYRLDKEDPIDILDIDNAAVRDSQIARLNTIRQTRDDAACTAALAELTRRSEEGGNLLEGAVEAARARATVGEISMAMEKVFGRHRAEVKTLAGVYGAAYEGDEGFAAIQKSVEDFAEVEGRRPRMLVVKMGQDGHDRGAKVIATAFADIGFDVDVGPLFQTPAEAAQDAVDNDVHVIGISSQAAGHKTLAPQLVQALKDAGADDIIVICGGVIPQQDYQYLYDNGVKAIFGPGTNIPKAASEILDIIRDMRT; translated from the coding sequence ATGACCAACAAGAAAGAAACTTGGCGCAATCTGGCTGAGGGCGAACTACGTGGGCGGCCATTGGACGACCTGACGTGGAAAACGCTTGAAGGCATTGAAGTGCAGCCGATCTACACGGAAGACGACCTTAAGGACGTGGCCCATCTGGGCACCATTCCGGGGCAAGCGCCATTCACGCGCGGTGTCAAAGCAACCATGTATGCCGGTCGTCCATGGACGATCCGTCAATATGCCGGGTTTTCGACCGCTGAAGAATCCAACGCCTTTTATCGTCGCGGTTTGGCGGCAGGGCAACAAGGTGTATCCGTGGCCTTCGATCTTGCAACGCACCGTGGGTATGACAGCGACCATGAACGGGTCGTTGGCGATGTCGGCAAAGCGGGCGTTGCGATTGACAGCGTCGAGGATATGAAAATCCTGTTTGACGGTATCCCGCTCGATAAAGTGTCGGTGTCCATGACCATGAATGGGGCCGTGATCCCTATTCTTGCGTCCTTCATCGTCGCTGGAGAAGAGCAGGGGCATGACAAATCGGTTCTGGCGGGGACCATTCAGAACGACATTCTGAAAGAATTCATGGTCCGCAACACCTATATCTACCCACCTGAGCCTTCGATGCGGATTATCGGTGATATTATCGAATACACATCCGATCACATGCCCAAGTTCAATTCGATCTCGATTTCGGGCTACCATATGCAAGAGGCCGGCGCGAACCTTGTGCAGGAATTGGCCTTTACCTTGGCGGATGGCCGCGAATATGTGCGTACTGCGATTGCGGCAGGCATGGATGTGGACCGGTTTGCGCCACGGCTTAGCTTTTTCTTTGCCATCGGCATGAATTTTTTCATGGAAGCCGCAAAACTGCGTGCGGCGCGTCTGCTGTGGCACCGCATCATGTCTGAATTCGAGCCCAAGAATGCAAAATCGTCCATGCTGCGCACCCACTGCCAGACGTCCGGTGTGTCGTTGCAAGAACAAGACCCCTACAACAATGTGGTTCGCACGGCCTATGAAGCGATGGCTGCGGCACTTGGAGGAACGCAATCACTGCACACCAACGCGTTGGACGAAGCCATTGCTTTGCCAACAGATTTTTCGGCACGTATCGCCCGAAACACCCAGTTGATCTTGCAAGAGGAAACGGGCGTGACCAACGTGGTCGACCCGCTTGCTGGCTCTTACTACGTTGAAAAGCTGACACATGATCTGGCCGAAGAAGCATGGAAGCTGATCCAGGAGGTCGAAGATCTGGGGGGCATGACCAAAGCTGTGGCATCGGGCATGCCAAAACTGCGCATCGAAGAAGCCGCGGCCACGCGTCAGGCCAATATCGATCGGGGGTCCGAGGTTATTGTTGGTGTGAACAAATACCGACTGGATAAAGAAGACCCGATCGACATTCTCGACATCGACAATGCGGCTGTTCGCGACAGCCAGATTGCACGTCTGAACACCATCCGCCAAACGCGCGATGACGCCGCTTGCACAGCTGCACTGGCTGAATTGACACGCCGTTCCGAAGAGGGAGGGAATTTGTTGGAAGGCGCAGTTGAGGCTGCACGCGCACGTGCCACTGTAGGAGAAATCAGCATGGCGATGGAAAAAGTGTTCGGACGCCACCGTGCAGAAGTGAAGACTTTGGCAGGTGTCTATGGTGCCGCTTATGAAGGGGATGAAGGTTTTGCCGCGATCCAGAAATCTGTAGAAGATTTTGCCGAAGTCGAAGGACGTCGCCCGCGTATGTTGGTTGTTAAGATGGGACAAGATGGTCACGACCGTGGTGCAAAAGTGATCGCGACCGCCTTTGCGGACATTGGGTTTGATGTGGACGTTGGTCCGTTGTTCCAAACGCCTGCTGAAGCTGCACAAGATGCGGTGGACAACGATGTCCATGTGATTGGCATCAGTTCACAAGCGGCAGGTCACAAGACATTGGCGCCGCAACTGGTGCAGGCCCTCAAAGACGCAGGTGCGGACGATATTATCGTCATTTGTGGCGGCGTCATTCCGCAGCAAGACTACCAGTACCTGTACGACAATGGAGTCAAAGCAATCTTTGGACCTGGTACAAACATCCCGAAAGCCGCTTCGGAAATTCTGGATATTATTCGCGACATGCGCACCTAA
- a CDS encoding acetyl-CoA carboxylase biotin carboxylase subunit translates to MFNKILIANRGEIACRVIKTARKMGISTVAIYSDADRQALHVQMADEAIHIGPPPANQSYIVIDKVMEAIKASGAQAVHPGYGFLSENSKFAEALDAAGVAFVGPPVGAIEKMGDKITSKKIAQDAGVSTVPGYMGLIEDAEDAVKISNQVGYPVMIKASAGGGGKGMRIAWNDDEAREGFQSSKNEAANSFGDDRIFIEKFVTQPRHIEIQVLCDSHGNGIYLGERECSIQRRNQKVVEEAPSPFLDEATRKAMGEQAVALAQAVDYASAGTVEFIVDGDKNFYFLEMNTRLQVEHPVTELITGVDLVEQMIRVANGEALTITQDDVTLTGWAIENRLYAEDPYRGFLPSIGRLTRYRPPMEQAAGPLLDNDKWQGDAPSATVAVRNDTGVYEGGEISMYYDPMIAKLCTWAPTRDQAIEAMRVALDSFEVEGIGHNLPFLSAVMDHQIFIDGTMTTAFIEEQYPDGFEGVTLSDTDVRRIGAATAAMHRVAEIRRARVSGRMDNHERKVGSDWNVAVQGQSFDVAINADHDGSTITFDDGTAMRVSGAWTPGDQIAEMTVDGTALVLKVGKVSGGFRIRARGADLKVHIRTPLQAELARKMPEKLPPDTSKMLLCPMPGLIVKLDVAEGDEVQEGQALCTIEAMKMENILRAEKKGVVTKINAGAGDSLSVDDVIMEFE, encoded by the coding sequence ATGTTCAACAAGATCCTGATCGCCAACCGTGGCGAAATTGCCTGCCGCGTTATCAAGACAGCCCGAAAAATGGGTATTTCCACGGTCGCCATTTATTCCGACGCCGACCGGCAGGCCCTGCATGTGCAAATGGCGGACGAAGCCATCCACATCGGCCCGCCGCCTGCCAACCAGTCCTACATTGTCATCGACAAGGTGATGGAAGCGATCAAGGCATCGGGCGCGCAGGCTGTGCATCCGGGCTATGGTTTCTTGTCCGAAAACTCGAAATTCGCCGAAGCGCTGGACGCCGCTGGCGTAGCGTTTGTTGGCCCGCCCGTTGGCGCAATTGAAAAGATGGGCGACAAGATCACGTCCAAAAAGATCGCTCAAGATGCGGGCGTGTCCACTGTTCCGGGCTACATGGGGCTGATCGAGGACGCCGAGGACGCGGTTAAAATTTCCAATCAGGTTGGCTATCCGGTCATGATCAAAGCGTCGGCCGGCGGCGGTGGCAAAGGCATGCGCATCGCGTGGAACGACGACGAGGCCCGCGAAGGCTTTCAATCCTCCAAAAACGAAGCGGCCAACAGCTTTGGCGATGATCGGATTTTCATTGAGAAGTTTGTCACGCAGCCCCGTCACATCGAAATTCAGGTGCTGTGTGACAGCCATGGCAACGGCATCTATCTGGGAGAACGCGAATGTTCGATCCAGCGCCGCAACCAAAAGGTGGTCGAAGAGGCCCCATCGCCATTCCTTGATGAAGCGACCCGCAAAGCCATGGGTGAACAGGCTGTCGCTTTGGCGCAGGCTGTGGATTATGCCAGCGCAGGTACGGTTGAATTCATCGTGGACGGCGACAAGAATTTCTATTTCCTCGAGATGAACACGCGTTTGCAGGTTGAACACCCTGTCACCGAACTGATCACTGGTGTTGATTTGGTCGAACAGATGATCCGCGTCGCCAATGGTGAGGCGTTGACCATCACCCAAGACGATGTGACGCTGACGGGCTGGGCCATCGAAAACCGCCTGTACGCAGAAGACCCTTATCGCGGGTTTTTGCCGTCCATCGGACGTCTGACACGCTACCGCCCCCCGATGGAGCAAGCGGCAGGGCCACTTCTGGACAACGACAAATGGCAAGGCGATGCCCCCTCTGCCACGGTTGCTGTGCGCAATGATACCGGCGTCTATGAAGGCGGCGAGATCAGCATGTATTACGACCCGATGATCGCCAAACTTTGCACATGGGCACCAACCCGTGATCAGGCGATTGAAGCGATGCGTGTGGCGCTTGACAGCTTCGAGGTTGAAGGCATCGGACACAACTTGCCGTTTTTGTCGGCTGTGATGGATCACCAGATTTTCATCGACGGCACAATGACAACAGCCTTCATCGAAGAACAATACCCTGATGGCTTCGAAGGCGTCACCTTGTCCGACACCGACGTCCGCCGGATCGGGGCCGCCACAGCCGCCATGCACCGCGTTGCAGAAATTCGCCGCGCCCGTGTGTCCGGGCGCATGGATAACCACGAACGCAAAGTCGGTTCTGACTGGAATGTTGCGGTGCAGGGGCAGTCCTTTGACGTGGCGATCAACGCGGACCATGACGGGTCAACCATCACCTTCGACGATGGCACGGCGATGCGTGTGTCGGGGGCATGGACGCCTGGCGACCAAATCGCAGAAATGACTGTGGATGGCACTGCATTGGTGTTGAAAGTCGGCAAGGTCAGCGGCGGGTTCCGCATTCGTGCGCGTGGTGCTGACCTTAAGGTCCATATTCGCACACCGCTTCAGGCGGAATTGGCGCGTAAAATGCCCGAAAAATTGCCTCCGGACACATCCAAGATGTTGCTGTGCCCGATGCCCGGATTGATTGTGAAACTGGATGTCGCTGAAGGTGACGAAGTGCAAGAAGGCCAAGCGCTGTGTACGATCGAAGCCATGAAGATGGAAAACATTCTACGCGCCGAAAAGAAGGGCGTGGTTACAAAGATCAACGCTGGGGCGGGCGACAGCCTGTCGGTTGATGATGTGATCATGGAGTTCGAATAA
- a CDS encoding Ppx/GppA family phosphatase: MQTDTRADTEANPFGRPLFDDPRSRKLARVGVVDVGSNSVRLVVFDGAARSPAYFYNEKIMCALGAGLSESGNLNPDGRVRALSALLRFKHLADGMGLKELMVVATAAVRDAADGPEFCADVLRETGLRIWVIDGEEEARLSAQGVLLGWPGSYGLVCDIGGSSMELAEISDGRVGRRVTSNLGPLKLRDIKGGKKGRSAHINTVMADLHSRMGAQRDRLFLVGGSWRAIARVDMHRRGYPLHVLHEYRMTPKTVRETAKYIAKADIEDLRAACGISAARMSLVPLAAEVLKRLVKTFKPKDIAISSYGIREGMLYEQMPQQLRDRDPLIEASRFAEAKDARLPGFGKVLHDFIMPIFKGYSAPRKRLVRAACLLHDVSWRAHPDYRAEVCFDNATRANLGGLKHSERIYLGLALLHRYSNSREGTRFEDLYELVDEKTRLEAEILGKAMRFGAMLWMDKDADRAAFRWYPKKKLLELRLSKASVPLFGEVAESRLQSLARSLSAEVQVKVVKD; encoded by the coding sequence ATGCAAACTGACACCCGCGCCGACACAGAGGCCAACCCCTTTGGGCGTCCACTGTTTGACGACCCGAGATCGCGTAAACTGGCGCGGGTCGGCGTTGTGGATGTGGGGTCAAACTCTGTCCGGTTGGTCGTGTTTGACGGTGCCGCTCGATCACCGGCCTATTTTTACAACGAAAAAATCATGTGTGCTTTGGGTGCAGGCCTGTCTGAAAGCGGCAATCTGAATCCGGACGGGCGCGTCCGCGCACTTTCGGCTTTGCTGCGCTTCAAGCATTTGGCCGATGGCATGGGTCTGAAAGAGCTGATGGTTGTGGCCACAGCCGCTGTGCGCGATGCAGCGGACGGGCCCGAGTTTTGCGCGGATGTTTTGCGTGAAACGGGATTGCGCATCTGGGTCATCGACGGTGAAGAAGAGGCGCGCCTGTCTGCTCAGGGCGTTTTGTTGGGCTGGCCGGGATCATACGGGCTGGTGTGCGATATCGGCGGATCTTCGATGGAACTGGCCGAGATTTCCGATGGCCGTGTCGGGCGTCGCGTCACATCGAATCTGGGGCCTTTGAAGCTGCGCGACATTAAAGGCGGCAAAAAAGGGCGATCCGCCCACATCAACACCGTCATGGCAGATTTGCACAGCCGGATGGGCGCACAACGTGATCGTCTGTTTCTAGTCGGTGGCTCTTGGCGTGCTATTGCCCGTGTTGACATGCACCGGCGCGGTTATCCCCTGCATGTTCTGCATGAATATCGCATGACACCGAAGACTGTACGTGAAACCGCGAAATACATTGCAAAGGCCGACATCGAAGACCTGCGCGCAGCGTGTGGTATATCGGCGGCACGTATGTCCTTGGTGCCTCTGGCCGCAGAAGTCCTGAAACGTCTGGTCAAAACCTTCAAACCAAAAGACATCGCAATCAGCAGTTATGGCATCCGCGAAGGGATGCTTTATGAACAGATGCCGCAGCAGTTGCGGGACCGTGATCCGCTGATCGAAGCGTCACGTTTCGCAGAAGCCAAAGACGCCCGCCTGCCCGGCTTTGGCAAAGTGCTGCATGATTTCATAATGCCAATTTTCAAAGGCTATTCAGCGCCGCGCAAACGGTTGGTGCGCGCGGCTTGCCTGTTGCACGATGTCAGTTGGCGCGCCCATCCTGATTACCGCGCCGAAGTCTGCTTCGACAACGCCACCCGTGCGAATTTGGGCGGGCTTAAACACTCTGAACGTATTTATTTGGGGTTGGCTTTGTTGCATCGCTATTCCAATTCCCGTGAGGGGACCCGGTTCGAAGACTTGTACGAATTGGTAGATGAAAAGACCCGACTTGAAGCTGAAATTCTAGGCAAGGCCATGCGTTTTGGTGCCATGCTTTGGATGGATAAAGACGCCGACCGTGCTGCCTTTCGGTGGTATCCGAAGAAAAAGTTGCTTGAATTGCGCCTGAGCAAAGCTTCGGTTCCATTGTTTGGCGAAGTCGCGGAATCGCGGTTACAGTCACTTGCGCGGTCTTTGTCGGCGGAGGTTCAGGTGAAGGTCGTCAAAGACTAA
- a CDS encoding phage tail protein, protein MKKLTKYIAGAKAAALVSLGMMAAPQSASAQEFYVGQLVPVGFNFCQRTTAAANGQLLAISSNTALFSLYGTIYGGDGRTTFALPDLRGRIPMHYGNGPGLSPRTIGQRGGTETVVLNATNLPSHNHNILSVNQTGDKGGPVTDLLAKSSDGAKIYHDGPPDSTMDPRMVQNTGSNQAFNVSNPYLAINWCVALQGLFPSRS, encoded by the coding sequence ATGAAAAAACTAACCAAATATATTGCAGGTGCCAAAGCCGCAGCGCTGGTGTCACTTGGCATGATGGCTGCGCCGCAATCTGCTTCTGCACAGGAATTTTACGTCGGCCAACTGGTGCCGGTAGGGTTCAACTTCTGCCAGCGCACAACTGCTGCTGCAAACGGCCAACTGCTGGCGATTTCCAGCAACACTGCACTGTTTTCACTATATGGCACCATTTACGGTGGTGACGGCCGGACAACTTTTGCATTGCCGGACCTGCGCGGACGTATCCCAATGCATTACGGCAATGGACCAGGTCTGTCACCGCGCACCATTGGGCAACGCGGCGGAACAGAGACTGTTGTGCTGAATGCAACCAACCTGCCGTCACACAACCACAATATCCTGTCTGTCAATCAGACCGGTGACAAAGGCGGTCCAGTGACCGATTTATTGGCCAAATCAAGTGATGGCGCAAAAATCTATCACGATGGCCCCCCGGATTCGACAATGGATCCGCGCATGGTTCAAAACACAGGCTCAAATCAGGCATTCAATGTCTCGAACCCCTATCTTGCCATCAACTGGTGTGTAGCGTTGCAGGGGCTTTTCCCCTCCCGCTCTTAA
- a CDS encoding phage tail protein, translated as MKHYKTKRLGGVLTAVMLTLGVGGAPQSVSAQPSYLGEIFPVGFNFCPRSSLQLNGQLLAISSNSALFSLLGTIYGGDGRTTFALPDLRGRIPLHNGQGPGLSNRPIGQKAGSEVQQLTVASMPSHNHIIASVNKDGDKGGPVTDLLAKSSSSAREYHDGPPDSSMDPRMVSMTGSNLQFSIENPFLAINWCIVDAGIYPSRS; from the coding sequence ATGAAGCATTATAAAACCAAACGCTTAGGTGGCGTCTTGACTGCGGTCATGCTTACCTTGGGCGTCGGCGGAGCGCCGCAAAGCGTCTCTGCTCAGCCTAGTTATCTGGGTGAAATCTTTCCGGTCGGGTTCAATTTTTGCCCTCGGTCATCATTGCAACTGAACGGCCAACTGCTGGCGATCTCAAGCAACAGCGCGTTATTTTCTTTGTTGGGAACGATCTATGGCGGGGATGGGCGCACAACCTTCGCGTTGCCTGATCTTCGCGGGCGTATTCCGCTACACAACGGACAGGGTCCGGGGCTGTCGAACCGTCCAATCGGTCAGAAAGCCGGTTCCGAAGTTCAGCAATTGACCGTCGCAAGCATGCCATCCCACAATCACATCATCGCGTCTGTGAACAAGGATGGTGACAAAGGCGGTCCGGTCACTGATTTGTTGGCTAAATCGTCCAGTTCAGCACGAGAGTATCACGACGGGCCACCGGATTCATCTATGGATCCACGTATGGTTTCTATGACTGGTTCGAATTTGCAATTCAGCATCGAAAACCCGTTTTTGGCGATCAATTGGTGCATTGTGGACGCGGGCATCTACCCGTCACGCAGCTGA